A single window of Nocardia sp. NBC_01327 DNA harbors:
- a CDS encoding FGGY-family carbohydrate kinase, with protein MLLGIDIGTSGSKGVLVDHHGMVDMRAERPHRVSTPRPGWVEHDAEKVWWADFVGIARELVAAADGAPLEALAVSGIGPCLLPADADGRPLRPAILYGVDTRAGIEIEELTAELGADTVLERSGSPLTSQAVGPKLRWLARHEPQVWKETRMLLMASSFLVHRLTGRYVLDHQSASQCVPMYDLMAQTWATDWAGSVAPGLPLPELAWPTEIVGHVTPEAAAATGLPVGLPVTTGTIDAWAEAAGVGVREPGDVMIMYGTTLFLTQVLTHPHPHSGLWTTCGTWPGTYTSAAGMATSGAITDWLRALTGSDFGDLLDEAADVPPGSRGLLVLPYFAGERTPLFDADARGVIAGLTLTHQRADIYRAVLEGIGYGVRHNLEVMAAAGGEARRLIAVGGGTKGGLWTQIVSDITGLPQQLPADTIGAALGDALLAAEAIGLDTSTWNPLTTTIDPNPSRTVHYTPYYRHYRSLYESTRTTAHFLAAEQHRAASRD; from the coding sequence ACGATGCGGAGAAGGTGTGGTGGGCGGATTTCGTCGGCATCGCCCGGGAGCTGGTGGCTGCCGCGGACGGCGCGCCCCTCGAGGCGCTCGCGGTGAGCGGGATCGGGCCGTGCCTGCTGCCCGCCGACGCCGACGGCCGGCCGCTGCGGCCCGCCATCCTGTACGGCGTCGATACCCGCGCCGGGATCGAAATCGAGGAACTGACCGCCGAATTGGGCGCGGACACCGTGCTGGAGCGCTCGGGTTCCCCGCTCACCAGTCAGGCGGTCGGCCCGAAACTACGCTGGCTGGCCCGGCACGAGCCGCAGGTCTGGAAAGAGACCCGAATGCTGTTGATGGCCAGCTCCTTTCTGGTCCATCGCCTCACCGGCCGCTATGTGCTCGATCATCAGTCCGCCAGTCAGTGCGTGCCCATGTACGACCTCATGGCCCAGACCTGGGCGACCGATTGGGCCGGTTCGGTGGCGCCCGGCCTGCCGCTGCCCGAATTGGCCTGGCCCACAGAGATAGTCGGTCACGTGACGCCGGAAGCCGCTGCGGCGACCGGCCTTCCGGTGGGTCTGCCCGTCACCACCGGCACCATCGACGCCTGGGCCGAGGCCGCCGGTGTCGGCGTCCGGGAACCGGGCGACGTCATGATCATGTACGGCACCACCCTGTTCCTCACCCAGGTGCTCACGCATCCGCATCCGCACTCCGGCCTCTGGACCACCTGCGGAACCTGGCCCGGCACATACACATCCGCCGCGGGCATGGCGACCTCGGGCGCGATCACCGATTGGCTGCGCGCACTGACCGGCAGCGATTTCGGCGATCTGCTCGACGAGGCCGCCGACGTTCCGCCCGGCAGCCGCGGCCTGCTGGTGCTGCCCTACTTCGCGGGGGAGCGCACGCCCCTCTTCGACGCCGACGCCCGCGGCGTGATCGCCGGATTGACCCTCACCCACCAGCGCGCCGATATCTACCGTGCGGTTCTGGAGGGCATCGGCTACGGCGTCCGTCACAATCTCGAAGTCATGGCCGCCGCGGGCGGTGAGGCGCGTCGCCTCATCGCGGTCGGCGGGGGCACCAAGGGCGGCCTGTGGACCCAGATCGTCTCCGATATCACCGGCCTCCCACAGCAACTGCCCGCCGACACCATCGGCGCGGCCCTCGGCGACGCCCTTCTCGCCGCCGAAGCCATCGGCCTGGACACCTCCACCTGGAACCCGCTCACCACCACTATCGACCCCAACCCGTCCCGCACCGTCCACTACACCCCCTACTACCGCCACTACCGCTCCCTCTACGAATCCACCCGCACCACAGCCCACTTCCTGGCAGCAGAACAGCACCGCGCCGCCTCCCGCGACTGA